A window of Emcibacter sp. SYSU 3D8 genomic DNA:
CGGCGGCTGGAGCGGCTGGTGGGGTTCGTTCCCGACTGGACCAGTCTGAGGCAGTTCCTGCCAGCCGGTGAGAGCGATCCGGCGCTGTCCAGATCCGCGCTCGCCTCGACCTTCGCGGCCGCGCTGGAATACACCAGGCAAGGAAAGCTGGAATTGCACCAGACCGAGACCTTCGGTCCCTTGATGATAAGGTCGCGGGTCAGGGCAGCGGGACAGGATGAATGACGGAGCACCTGGAACATCTGCGCATGGTCGAGGCGCTCCTGTTTGCGGCCGCCGAACCGCTTGACGAGGAAAGCATCGTCCAGCGGCTGCCAGGACATCCCGACGTCGGTCCGCTGCTGGCCGAGTTGCAGGAAACCTATGCAAGGCGCGGCGTCAATCTGGTGCGGCGCGCCAACAAGTGGATGTTCCAGACAGCGGCCGACCTCGCCTTTCTGCTGCAACAGGAAGTGCAAGAGGAACGCCGGCTGTCACGGGCGGCCCAGGAAACCCTGGCGATCATCGCCTACCATCAGCCCGTCACCCGCGCCGAGATCGAGGATGTGCGCGGCGTGTCCGTCAGCAAGGGCACCATCGACCTGCTGATGGAAATCGGCTGGGTGCGGATCATGGGCAGGCGCCAGACACCGGGCAAGCCGGTGACCTATGGCGTGTCCAAGGCGTTTCTGGTCGAATTCGGACTGGAGTCGGCCAGGGATTTGCCGGGGATCGACGAACTCAAGGCCGCCGGCCTGCTGGATGCCGAGCCGCCGGACGCCTTTCGCCTGCTGCCCGTCGACGG
This region includes:
- the scpB gene encoding SMC-Scp complex subunit ScpB codes for the protein MTEHLEHLRMVEALLFAAAEPLDEESIVQRLPGHPDVGPLLAELQETYARRGVNLVRRANKWMFQTAADLAFLLQQEVQEERRLSRAAQETLAIIAYHQPVTRAEIEDVRGVSVSKGTIDLLMEIGWVRIMGRRQTPGKPVTYGVSKAFLVEFGLESARDLPGIDELKAAGLLDAEPPDAFRLLPVDGEEEDTEADVPLPFDDPVEAGRP